From Lolium perenne isolate Kyuss_39 chromosome 5, Kyuss_2.0, whole genome shotgun sequence, a single genomic window includes:
- the LOC127303273 gene encoding uncharacterized protein, with amino-acid sequence MAMVKVGETSTPVVETVGPALYPRLDRKDYRLWALNMEVALEAAEIWEAVDPGGNDYAKGGAKYTKDRKALTEIYSVVPKDVMQHLVGKKSAKDAWETIKSLHQGHARVREAHLQTLTKCYEDLKMQEIETVDQFAASFFTLINAIRGYGERLDEVKNVRRFLRAAPARYMQIITSIEQCLDLNTLTVDDLVGRFKAHDERIRLSFDDPDQSEHLMLTKQQWTTLSKKSKEGP; translated from the coding sequence ATGGCGATGGTCAAGGTTGGCGAGACATCGACACCGGTGGTGGAGACGGTGGGGCCGGCTTTGTATCCGCGCCTCGATCGCAAGGACTACAGGCTTTGGGCCCTCAACATGGAGGTGGCCCTGGAAGCTGCAGAGATCTGGGAGGCTGTCGATCCTGGCGGCAATGATTACGCCAAGGGAGGCGCGAAGTACACGAAGGATCGCAAAGCATTAACGGAGATCTATTCCGTCGTGCCGAAGGACGTGATGCAGCACCTCGTCGGAAAGAAGTCGGCGAAGGATGCGTGGGAGACGATCAAGAGCTTGCACCAAGGTCATGCCCGCGTGAGGGAAGCGCATCTTCAAACTTTGACGAAATGTTATGAAGATCTGAAGATGCAGGAAATCGAGACGGTTGATCAGTTTGCCGCCAGTTTCTTCACCCTCATTAACGCAATCAGGGGATATGGCGAGAGGTTGGATGAGGTCAAGAACGTCAGAAGGTTCTTGCGTGCCGCACCGGCGCGCTATATGCAGATCATTACGTCGATTGAACAGTGTCTCGACCTGAATACACTGACGGTTGATGATCTCGTCGGAAGGTTCAAGGCCCACGATGAGAGAATCCGGCTTAGCTTCGATGACCCGGACCAGAGTGAGCACTTGATGCTCACGAAGCAGCAGTGGACGACTCTTTCGAAAAAAAGCAAGGAGGGTCCATGA